A part of Desulfotomaculum nigrificans DSM 574 genomic DNA contains:
- a CDS encoding NADH-quinone oxidoreductase subunit D — protein MSIKTEEFLLNLGPQHPSTHGVFRIVLTLDGETVVKAVPVPGYLHRGIEKLAESRTYTQVIPYTDRLDYLAGMLMNWGYVHAVEKLMEIEVPERAEFIRVIVGELARIASHMMATGAFAADIGGLTGFIYTFRDREDILDLFEELCGARLTPSYMRIGGVAYDLPDGWVEKCRKFIDYLPKAIDEYNGLITGNEIFQARTKNVGVLPPEKAIDMSLSGPTLRGSGVNYDLRKARPYSVYDRFEFEVPLGTKGDCFDRYYVRILEMQQSANIIRQALDMLPEGPIRAKVPKIIKPPAGEAYAEIESSKGIMGTYVVSDGSTKPYRVHFRRPSFVNLSYLDEMLRGWKIADVIAILGSIDIVLGEVDC, from the coding sequence TTGTCCATAAAAACCGAAGAGTTTCTATTAAACCTGGGTCCCCAGCACCCCAGCACCCACGGGGTCTTTCGCATTGTTTTAACCCTGGACGGGGAAACTGTGGTGAAGGCGGTACCGGTGCCGGGTTACTTGCACCGGGGTATTGAAAAGCTAGCTGAATCAAGAACTTATACCCAGGTTATTCCCTATACCGATAGACTGGATTACTTGGCTGGTATGTTGATGAACTGGGGCTATGTGCATGCAGTAGAGAAGCTGATGGAGATCGAGGTACCGGAAAGAGCAGAATTTATTCGGGTAATTGTGGGTGAATTAGCCCGTATCGCCAGTCATATGATGGCCACTGGCGCCTTTGCTGCTGATATTGGTGGGTTAACCGGATTTATTTACACCTTCCGGGACCGGGAAGATATTTTGGACCTGTTTGAGGAGCTTTGCGGGGCCAGATTAACCCCCAGCTATATGCGTATCGGGGGAGTAGCCTATGATTTACCCGATGGTTGGGTGGAAAAGTGCCGTAAGTTTATTGATTACCTGCCAAAGGCCATCGACGAATACAACGGGTTAATTACCGGCAACGAAATATTTCAGGCCCGCACCAAAAATGTCGGGGTATTACCCCCGGAGAAAGCTATTGATATGAGCTTATCCGGACCCACCCTGAGGGGTTCCGGAGTTAATTATGACCTACGAAAGGCCCGGCCTTATAGTGTTTATGACCGGTTTGAATTTGAAGTGCCACTGGGTACTAAAGGAGACTGTTTTGATCGTTACTATGTGCGGATATTAGAAATGCAGCAGTCAGCCAATATTATCCGGCAGGCGCTGGATATGTTACCCGAGGGTCCGATTCGGGCCAAAGTACCTAAAATTATTAAACCGCCGGCGGGTGAAGCTTATGCCGAAATTGAAAGTTCCAAGGGTATTATGGGAACCTACGTGGTTAGTGATGGCAGCACGAAACCCTACCGGGTACATTTCCGGCGCCCGTCTTTTGTCAACTTGAGTTACCTTGATGAAATGCTGCGGGGTTGGAAAATTGCCGATGTGATCGCCATCCTAGGCAGTATTGACATCGTTTTAGGTGAAGTAGACTGTTAG
- a CDS encoding NADH-quinone oxidoreductase subunit C produces MPLPETITELKAKYPDIEVSGEIITVPLNQLTQLMTELKEKHGYNFLTNVTAVDYPPDYFEMVYNLSVVGAPDMIQVKTKVDRNRPEVPSMVPIWGGAIWQEREIYDLLGITFTNHPDLRRILLDDNWEGHPLRKDYQWEGGRE; encoded by the coding sequence ATGCCACTGCCGGAAACAATTACTGAGCTGAAAGCCAAGTACCCGGATATTGAAGTATCGGGAGAAATTATTACAGTGCCATTAAACCAATTAACACAATTAATGACTGAGTTAAAAGAAAAGCACGGTTATAATTTTCTGACCAACGTTACAGCGGTGGATTACCCGCCGGATTACTTTGAAATGGTTTATAACCTCAGCGTGGTGGGTGCACCGGATATGATCCAGGTCAAAACTAAGGTAGACCGTAACCGGCCGGAGGTTCCCTCCATGGTGCCTATTTGGGGCGGGGCCATTTGGCAGGAACGGGAAATTTACGACCTGCTGGGGATTACCTTTACCAATCACCCGGATTTAAGAAGGATCTTACTGGATGATAATTGGGAGGGGCATCCCTTACGCAAAGATTACCAGTGGGAAGGCGGTAGGGAGTAA
- a CDS encoding NADH-quinone oxidoreductase subunit B: MEIKDPNKGNEASINGSGPVGNPPVDEMQEETIRRLKKIGADPAVIGEVTKTVSVGPLEKLLNLARANSLWPLGFGLACCAIEGLMAANMARFDLSRFGYEVMRASPRQADVMIVCGTVTKKAAPFVVRLYEQMAEPKYVIAMGSCAISGGPFVDSYAVVPGVDKLIPVDVYLPGCPPRPDALIHAFLKLKEKIINPEVVKKH, translated from the coding sequence GTGGAAATAAAGGACCCAAATAAAGGGAACGAAGCATCGATTAATGGGAGCGGACCGGTAGGTAATCCTCCGGTGGATGAAATGCAAGAGGAAACCATCAGACGGTTAAAAAAGATAGGTGCTGACCCGGCTGTGATCGGAGAAGTAACCAAAACCGTGTCTGTGGGGCCACTGGAAAAACTGCTTAATTTAGCCCGGGCCAATTCCCTCTGGCCCCTGGGTTTCGGTTTGGCCTGTTGCGCCATTGAGGGGTTGATGGCAGCCAATATGGCCCGGTTTGATTTATCCCGGTTTGGTTATGAGGTTATGCGGGCATCACCACGTCAGGCTGATGTAATGATAGTTTGCGGTACGGTAACCAAAAAGGCAGCCCCTTTTGTAGTGCGACTTTACGAGCAAATGGCTGAACCAAAGTATGTGATAGCCATGGGTAGCTGTGCCATTTCCGGGGGCCCCTTTGTGGATTCCTATGCTGTAGTCCCCGGGGTGGATAAACTTATCCCGGTGGATGTGTACCTACCTGGTTGTCCCCCCAGACCTGATGCGCTGATTCATGCCTTTTTGAAACTAAAAGAAAAAATTATTAACCCTGAGGTGGTGAAGAAACACTAA
- a CDS encoding NADH-quinone oxidoreductase subunit A, with product MSEWVGVAVFMVVGILFGAGGILTSFLIHPRSKNRFKEEPYECGLPTEGPTWVQFKNQYFTYALMFVIFDVEVIYLYPWAVTFKGLGLAGLIKMFIFIFILVLGLWYAWKEGALEWK from the coding sequence ATGTCGGAATGGGTAGGGGTTGCGGTATTTATGGTGGTAGGTATCCTCTTTGGGGCCGGAGGTATCCTAACCAGCTTTTTAATCCACCCTCGCAGTAAAAACAGATTTAAAGAGGAACCTTATGAATGCGGTCTACCTACAGAGGGTCCCACCTGGGTGCAATTTAAAAACCAGTATTTTACCTATGCACTAATGTTTGTGATTTTTGATGTTGAGGTTATTTATCTCTATCCCTGGGCAGTGACCTTTAAGGGCTTGGGTTTGGCCGGTCTGATTAAGATGTTCATCTTTATATTTATCCTGGTACTGGGCCTTTGGTATGCCTGGAAGGAAGGTGCGTTAGAGTGGAAATAA
- a CDS encoding ribonuclease HII, with translation MVSLELEQKLWQQGIKLVAFCDEVGRGPLLGSVVAAAVVLPVGLLIEGVDDSKKLTPKKRETLCRYIYDQALAVGIGEVDNNLIDQINIRQASRLAMKQAVMNLRSKEGHKVTPDYLLIDAESIDLDIPQQSIIHGDAVSHGIAAASIVAKVFRDSMCMEWDQMYPDYGIASHKGYATKAHIEALLKLGATPLHRRTFLRKIFARAQQQVLFTD, from the coding sequence GTGGTTTCATTAGAACTGGAACAAAAACTTTGGCAGCAGGGTATAAAGTTGGTTGCCTTTTGCGATGAAGTGGGCCGGGGCCCCCTATTAGGCAGTGTGGTGGCCGCAGCAGTGGTTTTACCGGTGGGTTTATTGATCGAAGGTGTAGATGATTCAAAAAAGCTTACACCCAAGAAACGAGAAACTTTGTGCCGGTACATCTATGACCAGGCTTTAGCAGTGGGAATTGGCGAGGTTGATAACAACCTGATCGATCAAATAAACATCCGGCAGGCCAGCCGTTTAGCTATGAAGCAAGCTGTAATGAACTTAAGAAGTAAAGAAGGGCATAAGGTTACCCCTGATTACCTTTTAATTGATGCGGAGTCCATAGACCTGGATATACCTCAACAGTCTATTATTCACGGCGACGCTGTTTCCCATGGTATTGCCGCTGCTTCCATAGTAGCCAAGGTATTCCGGGACAGTATGTGTATGGAATGGGATCAAATGTACCCGGACTATGGCATTGCCAGTCATAAAGGTTATGCTACTAAAGCTCATATCGAAGCTTTATTAAAGTTAGGTGCCACGCCCTTGCATCGCCGAACATTCTTGAGAAAGATATTTGCCAGGGCCCAACAACAGGTTTTATTTACTGATTAA
- the ylqF gene encoding ribosome biogenesis GTPase YlqF: MDIQIQWFPGHMAKAKRQVQDALKLVDAAIELLDARIPVSSRNPMIDQIVGNKPRLVILNKSDLADPNLTKQWQKQLERPNVKVIAIDTIKGEGIKEVPRMASLLVADQMAKLAAKGRRPRATRCMVLGIPNVGKSSFINRLVGRKATKTGNLPGVTKGQQWIKVAGSLELLDTPGILWPKFEDPEVGFKLAVTGAIKEQVFNFYEVALKLLQWLTEKNPDQIKVRYKLTDLAPDIPTLLQDIGARRGLLMAGGVVDELKAAQLIIKEFREGLLGRYTLDLP; the protein is encoded by the coding sequence GTGGATATTCAGATACAATGGTTTCCGGGACACATGGCCAAAGCCAAACGTCAGGTCCAGGATGCGTTAAAACTAGTGGATGCAGCAATTGAATTGTTGGATGCCCGTATCCCTGTCAGCAGTCGCAACCCCATGATTGATCAAATAGTGGGAAATAAACCCCGGTTGGTTATTTTAAATAAAAGTGATTTGGCTGATCCAAACCTGACTAAACAGTGGCAGAAACAACTGGAACGGCCCAATGTTAAAGTTATTGCCATTGATACCATTAAGGGGGAAGGGATAAAGGAGGTACCCAGAATGGCATCATTACTGGTGGCGGATCAAATGGCCAAACTGGCAGCCAAGGGTCGTCGGCCCAGGGCTACCCGCTGTATGGTGCTGGGTATTCCAAATGTGGGTAAATCCTCCTTCATTAATCGCCTGGTGGGACGTAAGGCCACCAAAACCGGGAATTTGCCAGGGGTGACCAAGGGGCAGCAGTGGATTAAAGTTGCCGGTTCATTGGAACTTTTAGATACACCGGGTATCTTATGGCCAAAATTTGAAGATCCGGAGGTAGGTTTTAAATTAGCTGTTACCGGAGCGATTAAAGAGCAGGTATTTAACTTCTATGAAGTTGCTTTAAAACTTTTACAGTGGTTAACAGAAAAGAATCCTGATCAAATTAAAGTACGATATAAGCTGACTGACCTGGCTCCGGATATACCCACCTTATTACAGGACATAGGTGCCCGCCGGGGGCTGTTGATGGCCGGGGGTGTGGTGGATGAATTAAAAGCAGCCCAACTGATAATCAAGGAGTTCAGGGAAGGTCTTTTAGGTCGGTACACTTTGGATTTACCTTAA
- the lepB gene encoding signal peptidase I produces MDQQDQQQTVAENSKPKKSAVREMLESVVIAVLLAAVIRLFILEPFFIPSGSMEPTLMIGDRIIVSKVTYHLRDPQPGDVVVFKFPLDPSRDFVKRLIAKGGDTVEIRNSVLYVNNKPVEEKYLPKGLKFQDFGPRTVPPGHYFMMGDNRNNSDDSRVWGFLSKDLIIGKAEIIYWPLDRIRLVK; encoded by the coding sequence ATGGACCAACAAGACCAACAGCAAACTGTGGCGGAAAACAGCAAGCCCAAAAAATCAGCTGTTAGAGAGATGTTGGAATCAGTTGTCATAGCAGTGTTATTGGCAGCTGTGATTAGACTGTTTATACTGGAACCATTCTTTATTCCATCCGGCTCCATGGAACCAACCCTGATGATTGGTGATCGGATCATTGTCAGTAAGGTAACCTACCATCTGAGAGATCCCCAGCCGGGTGACGTTGTGGTCTTTAAGTTCCCTCTGGACCCCAGCCGTGATTTTGTTAAAAGGCTGATTGCTAAGGGTGGGGATACGGTAGAAATAAGGAACAGTGTTTTATATGTTAACAATAAACCAGTGGAAGAGAAATATTTGCCCAAAGGATTAAAGTTTCAAGATTTTGGCCCCCGCACAGTTCCCCCGGGTCACTACTTCATGATGGGAGATAATAGAAATAACAGTGATGATAGTAGAGTTTGGGGATTTCTTAGCAAGGATTTGATAATTGGCAAGGCGGAAATAATTTACTGGCCATTGGATAGAATCAGGCTGGTAAAATAG
- the rplS gene encoding 50S ribosomal protein L19: MNLVQSLEQEQIRKDIPAFRPGDTVKVHYKVIEGNRERIQVFEGVVIRRRGGGLSETFTVRRVSYGVGVERTFPLHSPKIDHIEVVRRGKVRRARLYYLRALRGKKARIKELSNR; this comes from the coding sequence GTGAACCTCGTCCAATCTTTGGAGCAAGAGCAAATTAGGAAAGACATTCCCGCATTTAGACCTGGTGACACTGTTAAAGTTCACTACAAGGTTATTGAAGGTAACCGCGAGCGCATTCAGGTATTTGAGGGCGTTGTAATTCGCCGCCGTGGTGGTGGTCTTAGCGAGACCTTTACAGTAAGACGCGTCTCCTATGGTGTTGGGGTAGAGAGGACTTTCCCCTTGCACTCACCCAAAATTGACCATATTGAAGTGGTTCGTCGCGGTAAAGTGCGGAGAGCCAGACTTTACTATCTGCGTGCTCTGCGTGGTAAAAAAGCCCGCATTAAAGAGCTTAGCAATCGCTAA
- the trmD gene encoding tRNA (guanosine(37)-N1)-methyltransferase TrmD, with the protein MKIDILTLFPEMFVSPFNASIIKRARERNLIEINTINIRDYSRNKHHTVDDTPFGGGAGMVMMPEPLFECFDHLKEMHGGQLGRVIMMCPQGQPFTQEYAKELAREEHLVLVCGHYEGIDERVRENLITDEISIGDYVLTGGELPAMVVVDAVSRMIPGVLGEAASAEEDSFYHGLLEYPHYTKPREYRGLAVPDILLSGHHENIRRWRRRQSLLRTLERRPELLKGVELSKEDKKVLRELLELLQGLEL; encoded by the coding sequence ATGAAAATAGATATTCTTACTCTTTTTCCTGAAATGTTTGTCAGCCCCTTTAACGCCAGTATTATTAAACGGGCCAGGGAAAGAAATTTAATAGAAATCAATACCATTAATATACGAGATTACTCCCGTAACAAACACCATACGGTGGACGATACACCCTTCGGCGGCGGAGCAGGCATGGTGATGATGCCCGAGCCGTTGTTTGAGTGTTTTGATCACCTGAAGGAAATGCATGGTGGCCAACTGGGACGGGTGATTATGATGTGTCCCCAGGGGCAACCATTTACCCAGGAATACGCTAAAGAACTGGCCCGGGAAGAGCATTTGGTTCTGGTCTGTGGTCATTATGAAGGGATAGATGAGAGGGTTAGAGAAAACTTAATTACCGATGAAATTAGCATTGGTGATTATGTACTTACCGGCGGGGAATTACCCGCTATGGTGGTAGTGGATGCAGTGTCCCGCATGATTCCCGGTGTGCTGGGGGAAGCAGCTAGTGCCGAGGAAGATTCTTTTTATCATGGTTTGTTAGAATATCCCCACTACACTAAACCGAGGGAGTACAGGGGACTGGCTGTGCCGGATATTTTATTGTCCGGTCACCATGAAAATATTCGCAGGTGGCGCAGGCGCCAGTCACTGCTGCGGACTTTGGAACGGAGACCGGAACTGTTAAAAGGTGTGGAGCTATCTAAAGAGGACAAAAAGGTATTGCGGGAACTACTGGAATTATTACAGGGGTTAGAATTATAA
- the rimM gene encoding ribosome maturation factor RimM (Essential for efficient processing of 16S rRNA) — MAEEFITVGEIVNTQGIRGEVRVLPTTDFPERFKQTKKIFLLLQGQRRQLTINRAWEHKQFIILKFDEVADMSEAEKLKGGLLQVPRTELTDLPKDCYYIFEIVGLKVIDERGQELGKVADVLRTGANDVYVVKRDQGKDILIPALKSVVKKIDVPAGLMQVELPEGLI; from the coding sequence ATGGCAGAAGAATTCATAACGGTGGGAGAGATTGTTAATACCCAGGGAATTCGGGGTGAGGTGAGGGTGCTGCCCACCACTGATTTCCCAGAGAGATTTAAGCAAACCAAAAAAATTTTTTTGTTATTGCAGGGCCAGCGCCGACAGTTAACCATTAATCGGGCTTGGGAACATAAGCAGTTCATTATTCTTAAATTTGATGAAGTTGCGGATATGAGTGAAGCTGAAAAGCTTAAAGGTGGTTTACTGCAGGTTCCCCGCACCGAATTAACAGATTTGCCCAAAGACTGTTACTATATCTTTGAGATTGTAGGACTGAAGGTAATAGATGAACGGGGGCAGGAATTGGGGAAAGTGGCTGATGTGTTGCGTACCGGTGCCAATGACGTGTACGTGGTGAAGAGAGACCAGGGGAAGGACATATTAATTCCAGCCCTTAAGTCAGTGGTAAAGAAAATAGATGTACCCGCGGGGTTAATGCAAGTGGAATTACCTGAGGGATTAATATAA
- a CDS encoding YlqD family protein, with the protein MLTITRPVLVKVRVTDDYKKNLAAELQQTVSKVELELQHLEFQARKLNELAKKNPTGAEAALAQLEQEKQRRLDTRAKLLDKIKEVGRLVNGSEVVQGKVESIVEVKVGDDWRQLMGVEIILEDGKVAEIRSLQPEG; encoded by the coding sequence TTGTTAACCATTACACGCCCTGTGTTGGTTAAAGTTAGGGTAACTGATGATTATAAAAAAAATCTAGCTGCGGAACTGCAGCAGACTGTGTCCAAGGTTGAATTAGAGCTGCAGCATCTGGAGTTTCAGGCCCGTAAGTTAAATGAGTTGGCTAAAAAAAACCCCACCGGGGCGGAGGCTGCCCTGGCTCAATTAGAGCAGGAGAAACAAAGACGTCTGGATACCCGGGCTAAATTACTGGACAAAATAAAGGAAGTGGGACGTTTAGTCAATGGTTCCGAGGTGGTGCAAGGCAAGGTGGAAAGTATTGTGGAAGTTAAGGTTGGGGATGATTGGCGCCAATTGATGGGGGTAGAGATTATCCTTGAGGACGGCAAAGTGGCCGAAATACGCTCCTTACAGCCGGAGGGTTAA
- a CDS encoding KH domain-containing protein, translating to MKELVEILAKALVDQPDKVEITMVEKEKSVVIELRVAPEDMGKVIGKQGRIARAIRSVVKAAATKQRKKVVVEIV from the coding sequence ATGAAAGAACTGGTTGAAATTCTGGCCAAGGCCCTGGTGGATCAACCGGACAAAGTAGAGATAACTATGGTGGAAAAAGAAAAATCTGTAGTTATCGAATTAAGAGTGGCACCTGAAGATATGGGGAAAGTGATTGGCAAGCAAGGGCGAATTGCCCGGGCCATTCGTTCGGTGGTCAAGGCTGCGGCAACCAAGCAGCGTAAGAAGGTTGTAGTGGAAATTGTTTAA
- the rpsP gene encoding 30S ribosomal protein S16, translated as MAVKIRLRRMGAKKNPFYRIVVADSRSPRDGRFIEEIGYYDPVKQPAVVKIDEAKAQQWLKNGAQLSDTAKSLFVKAGIIPGKAKTNEA; from the coding sequence ATGGCAGTTAAAATTCGCCTAAGACGTATGGGGGCTAAGAAAAACCCCTTTTACCGTATAGTTGTGGCTGATTCCCGCTCTCCCCGGGATGGCCGCTTCATTGAGGAAATTGGTTACTATGACCCCGTTAAGCAACCAGCAGTAGTTAAAATTGACGAGGCTAAAGCACAACAGTGGTTGAAGAATGGTGCACAACTTTCAGATACTGCCAAGTCCTTGTTTGTTAAGGCCGGCATTATCCCCGGTAAGGCCAAAACCAATGAGGCCTAA
- the ffh gene encoding signal recognition particle protein, with amino-acid sequence MFKGLGDRLEEIFKSLKGKGRLTEDDVNQAMREVRMALLEADVNFKVVKEFVAHVKERAIGQDVLESLSPAQQVIKIVKDELTELLGGTQAKINLSPKPPTIIMLVGLQGAGKTTTAGKLAKLLSKQGRRPLLVAGDIYRPAAIKQLQVLGEQLNIPVFSLGQEDPVKIAKAAVEQANSTGRDVVIIDTAGRLHINEELMDELANIKASVKPHEILLVVDAMTGQEAVNVADTFNQKLGLDGIIMTKLDGDARGGAALSVRKVTGCPIKFAGMGEKLDALEPFHPDRMADRILGMGDVLTLIEKAQANFDAEQAAKLNRKIRQAEFNLEDFLEQMQQVKKMGPLEQVLSMIPGMNKLTKQLKDQQIDEKELAQVEAIIYSMTPWERQHPERIDGSRKKRIARGSGTRVQDVNQLLKQFEQTRKMMKQIASMTKSGRKLPKLPFF; translated from the coding sequence ATGTTTAAGGGACTAGGTGACCGCCTGGAAGAGATCTTTAAATCGCTTAAGGGTAAAGGACGCCTTACGGAAGATGACGTTAACCAGGCTATGCGGGAAGTAAGAATGGCCCTGCTGGAAGCCGACGTCAACTTCAAAGTAGTGAAAGAATTTGTTGCCCATGTGAAGGAGCGGGCCATTGGTCAAGATGTGCTGGAAAGCTTGAGCCCGGCTCAGCAAGTGATTAAAATTGTTAAGGACGAGCTCACCGAATTGCTGGGTGGGACCCAGGCCAAAATTAATTTATCTCCTAAACCACCTACAATCATTATGCTGGTGGGTCTACAGGGTGCCGGTAAAACCACCACCGCCGGTAAATTAGCTAAACTTTTGAGCAAGCAGGGTCGTCGCCCGTTGCTGGTGGCCGGTGACATTTATCGTCCCGCCGCCATTAAGCAATTACAGGTATTGGGCGAGCAGCTTAATATACCGGTATTTTCCCTGGGGCAAGAGGATCCGGTTAAGATTGCCAAAGCGGCGGTGGAACAAGCCAACAGTACCGGCAGAGATGTTGTCATCATTGATACAGCCGGTCGACTGCACATCAATGAAGAATTAATGGATGAGTTGGCTAACATTAAAGCCAGTGTAAAACCCCATGAAATCTTGCTGGTTGTTGATGCTATGACCGGACAGGAAGCAGTTAACGTAGCTGATACATTTAACCAGAAATTAGGTCTGGACGGCATCATTATGACCAAGTTAGATGGTGATGCCAGGGGCGGCGCGGCCCTTTCGGTACGTAAAGTTACCGGTTGTCCCATTAAATTTGCCGGTATGGGTGAGAAGTTAGATGCATTGGAGCCCTTCCACCCTGACCGAATGGCCGACCGTATTCTAGGTATGGGGGACGTTCTTACCTTAATTGAGAAAGCCCAGGCTAACTTTGATGCTGAACAAGCAGCCAAATTAAATAGGAAAATCCGCCAGGCGGAGTTTAACTTGGAAGATTTCCTGGAACAAATGCAGCAGGTTAAAAAGATGGGTCCCTTGGAACAAGTGCTTAGCATGATTCCAGGCATGAACAAGCTGACCAAGCAACTGAAGGATCAGCAAATCGATGAGAAGGAACTGGCCCAGGTAGAGGCCATTATTTACTCCATGACCCCCTGGGAGCGCCAGCATCCCGAGCGTATTGACGGCAGCCGGAAAAAACGAATTGCCAGAGGTAGTGGCACCAGGGTGCAGGACGTCAATCAATTATTGAAGCAATTTGAACAAACCAGGAAAATGATGAAGCAAATCGCCAGTATGACCAAAAGCGGTCGTAAGTTGCCCAAGTTGCCTTTCTTTTAG
- the ylxM gene encoding YlxM family DNA-binding protein — protein sequence MKEIHKVNLLYDFYGSLLTERQQKFIELYYGDDLSLGEIAEKFAVTRQAVHDTLKRAEQTLENYEQKLGLVGKFTEEYKSLGDVLNLLSHYQDGSDPNGLVLAKEKLEQILGSRLEFN from the coding sequence TTGAAAGAGATTCATAAAGTCAATCTTTTATATGATTTTTATGGCAGCCTTTTAACCGAGAGGCAACAAAAGTTTATTGAATTATATTATGGGGATGATTTATCCCTGGGAGAGATTGCGGAGAAATTTGCTGTCACCAGGCAGGCTGTGCATGATACCCTGAAAAGGGCGGAGCAGACCCTGGAGAACTATGAACAAAAATTAGGCTTAGTCGGAAAATTTACTGAGGAATATAAATCACTTGGCGATGTCCTAAATTTACTTTCCCATTACCAGGACGGCAGTGATCCCAACGGGTTAGTCCTGGCTAAGGAAAAACTAGAGCAAATATTAGGTTCCCGGTTAGAATTTAATTGA
- a CDS encoding aspartate aminotransferase family protein, protein MHQYDCACGCHDLLTLEQALELDQRQVKDLHSQYLNKSLVTLLSLINFDTQFVSARGVSVYDAQGNEYLDFLGAYGALNLGHNHPEVLAVIQKVNSLPNLLQASINGLAGALAHNLAHLTPGNLQRSFFCNSGAEAVEGALKLAKIATGRQKFIYCHNSFHGKTFGALSVTGREKYQQPFKPLMANCVGVPYGDLDALKHELMTKEAAAFIVEPLQGEGGIIEPPPGYLAQAKRLCAQYGTLFIADEVQTGLGRTGTFFACDAEDIVPDILCMAKSLGGGIMPIGAYITSDEIWRKAYGSMEKALLHTSTFGGNTMACAAALKTIDVIIRDNLCQQAKEKGDYFIAELKKLKEKYPLLREVRGRGLIIGLEFQQPVSSKKYSFKFTMNLVNKVLQDYVGSLVAGELFNKHRIITAYTLNNPNVIRLEPPLIVTKEQLDRALVAIEDILSTHTGLLSMVGSGAKTVIQKIKA, encoded by the coding sequence TTGCACCAATATGACTGTGCATGCGGTTGTCACGACCTTCTCACCCTTGAACAAGCCCTTGAACTGGACCAACGGCAAGTCAAGGATTTGCATAGCCAGTATTTAAACAAAAGCTTGGTAACCTTACTTAGTTTAATCAATTTTGATACTCAATTTGTATCAGCCCGAGGTGTATCAGTTTATGATGCTCAGGGTAATGAATATCTGGACTTCCTTGGTGCCTACGGCGCCCTGAATTTGGGGCACAATCATCCGGAGGTATTGGCGGTAATACAAAAGGTAAACTCTCTACCTAACCTGCTGCAGGCATCTATTAACGGCCTGGCCGGTGCCCTGGCCCATAACCTGGCTCATTTAACCCCGGGTAATTTACAAAGAAGTTTTTTCTGTAACAGTGGTGCCGAAGCTGTAGAAGGTGCCCTGAAGTTGGCCAAAATTGCTACCGGTCGGCAAAAGTTTATTTATTGTCACAATTCCTTTCATGGTAAGACCTTTGGCGCTCTCTCGGTCACCGGTCGGGAAAAGTACCAGCAGCCCTTTAAACCACTGATGGCCAACTGTGTAGGGGTACCCTACGGTGACCTCGACGCCCTAAAACATGAACTAATGACCAAGGAAGCGGCTGCCTTTATCGTCGAACCGCTGCAAGGAGAAGGGGGCATAATTGAACCGCCACCTGGTTATTTAGCACAGGCTAAGCGACTGTGTGCCCAATACGGTACCTTATTCATTGCTGATGAGGTACAGACCGGCTTGGGCCGCACCGGCACCTTCTTTGCATGTGACGCAGAAGATATAGTGCCGGATATTCTTTGTATGGCTAAGTCCCTGGGTGGAGGCATCATGCCCATAGGCGCCTATATCACCAGCGATGAAATATGGCGTAAAGCTTACGGCAGCATGGAAAAGGCCCTGCTGCACACTTCCACCTTTGGAGGTAACACTATGGCCTGTGCCGCCGCCTTAAAAACCATAGATGTTATTATTAGAGACAACCTGTGCCAACAAGCAAAAGAAAAGGGAGATTATTTTATTGCTGAACTTAAAAAACTGAAGGAGAAGTATCCTTTATTACGGGAGGTTAGGGGTCGCGGTTTAATAATTGGCCTGGAGTTTCAACAACCGGTCTCCAGTAAAAAATACTCCTTTAAATTCACCATGAACCTGGTTAATAAGGTGCTGCAGGATTATGTGGGCAGCCTGGTAGCCGGTGAATTATTTAATAAGCATAGAATTATCACCGCGTATACCTTAAATAACCCCAATGTCATCAGACTGGAACCCCCGTTAATCGTAACAAAGGAACAACTTGACCGGGCCCTGGTAGCCATAGAGGACATTCTTAGCACTCATACTGGGTTGCTCAGCATGGTTGGTTCCGGGGCCAAAACGGTAATACAGAAAATTAAAGCCTAA